The following coding sequences are from one Musa acuminata AAA Group cultivar baxijiao chromosome BXJ2-4, Cavendish_Baxijiao_AAA, whole genome shotgun sequence window:
- the LOC103999478 gene encoding alcohol dehydrogenase class-3 produces MATQGRVITCKAAVAWEANKPLVIEDVQVAPPQAGEVRIKILFTALCHTDAYTWSGKDPEGLFPCILGHEAAGIVESVGEGVTEVQPGDHVIPCYQAECRECKFCKSGKTNLCGKVRLATGVGVMLNDRKSRFSVNGKPIYHFMGTSTFSQYTVVHDVSVAKIHPQAPLEKVCLLGCGVPTGLGAVWNTAKVEAGSNVAIFGLGTVGLAVAEGAKTAGASRIIGVDIDSKKFDIAKKFGVNEFVNPKDHDKPIQQVIVDLTDGGVDYSFECIGNVSVMRAALECCHKGWGTSVIVGVAASGQEISTRPFQLVTGRVWKGTAFGGFKSRSQVPWLVDKYMNKEIKVDEYITHTMTLEDINKAFDLMHEGGCLRCVLALQP; encoded by the exons ATGGCGACGCAGGGTCGGGTCATCACTTGCAAAG CCGCGGTGGCGTGGGAGGCGAACAAGCCGTTGGTGATAGAGGACGTGCAGGTGGCGCCGCCTCAGGCGGGCGAGGTCCGGATCAAGATACTCTTCACCGCTCTCTGCCACACCGACGCATATACCTGGAGCGGCAAG gATCCTGAAGGTCTTTTTCCTTGTATTCTTGGCCATGAGGCTGCGGG AATTGTTGAGAGTGTAGGAGAAGGGGTAACTGAAGTTCAACCTGGGGATCATGTTATACCTTGTTACCAAGCAGAATGCAGAGAGTGCAAGTTTTGCAAATCAGGAAAGACAAACCTATGTGGAAAAGTTCGTTTGGCTACTGGAGTTGGTGTTATGTTGAATGATCGCAAGAGTCGGTTCTCTGTGAATGGGAAGCCAATCTACCATTTCATGGGCACATCAACCTTCAGTCAGTATACAGTTGTTCATGATGTTAGTGTTGCTAAAATTCATCCACAGGCACCTCTCGAGAAGGTCTGCTTGCTTGGCTGTGGTGTCCCTACTG GTCTTGGAGCTGTATGGAATACAGCAAAAGTGGAAGCTGGTTCCAATGTTGCAATTTTTGGCCTTGGCACTGTTGGGCTTGCA GTCGCCGAAGGAGCAAAAACAGCAGGCGCTTCACGAATCATTGGTGTTGATATTGACAGCAAAAAGTTTGATATTG CAAAGAAATTTGGCGTTAATGAATTTGTGAACCCAAAAGACCATGATAAACCAATACAGCAGGTCATTGTTGACCTTACGGATGGTGGTGTTGATTATAGTTTCGAGTGCATTGGAAATGTCTCTGTCATGAGAGCTGCTCTTGAATGTTGTCACAAG GGTTGGGGCACATCAGTTATCGTAGGCGTGGCAGCTTCTGGTCAGGAGATAAGCACGCGGCCTTTCCAGCTTGTGACCGGACGCGTTTGGAAGGGGACTGCATTCGGTGGCTTCAAGAGTCGCTCCCAAGTTCCTTGGCTCGTCGACAAGTACATGAACAAG GAAATCAAGGTTGACGAGTACATCACCCACACCATGACACTCGAAGACATCAACAAGGCCTTTGATCTCATGCATGAAGGTGGTTGCCTCCGCTGCGTGCTTGCTTTGCAACCATGA
- the LOC135610696 gene encoding large ribosomal subunit protein eL20-like isoform X1 has protein sequence MTIFRFHQYQVVGRALPTAAVEHPKIYRMKLWATNEARAKSKFWYFLRKLKKVKKSNGQVLAINVVFFRLIWSLFLKECHGFGFSFVCPIFERKPTKIKNYGIWLRYQSRTGYHNMYKEYRDTTLNGAVEQMYNEMASRHRVRCLCIQIIRTATIPSKLCKQFHDSKIKFPVVFKKVRPPTRKLKTTFKASRPSLFK, from the exons ATGACCATCTTTAGG TTTCATCAGTATCAGGTGGTGGGTAGAGCTCTTCCAACGGCGGCGGTGGAGCACCCCAAGATTTACCGTATGAAGCTGTGGGCTACGAATGAAGCCAGAGCTAAATCCAAGTTCTG GTACTTTTTAAGGAAGCTGAAGAAAGTGAAGAAAAGTAATGGCCAAGTTCTTGCAATTAATGTGGTTTTTTTCCGTCTTATTTGGTCCCTTTTTCTCAAGGAATGTCATGGGTTTGGTTTCTCCTTTGTATGTCCT ATATTTGAGAGGAAACCAACAAAGATCAAGAATTATGGCATCTGGCTGCGGTACCAAAGCCGAACAGGTTACCACAACATGTACAAAGAGTACAGGGATACTACACTGAACGGTGCCGTGGAGCAGATGTACAACGAGATGGCATCCCGCCACCGAGTCAGGTGCCTTTGCATCCAGATTATCAGGACTGCCACCATTCCTTCCAAACTATGCAAGCAATTCCATGATTCTAAAATCAAATTCCCCGTCGTCTTCAAGAAAGTCAGGCCCCCTACCAGAAAGTTGAAGACCACTTTCAAGGCCTCCCGCCCTAGTCTCTTCAAGTAA
- the LOC135610696 gene encoding large ribosomal subunit protein eL20-like isoform X2 produces MKLWATNEARAKSKFWYFLRKLKKVKKSNGQVLAINVVFFRLIWSLFLKECHGFGFSFVCPIFERKPTKIKNYGIWLRYQSRTGYHNMYKEYRDTTLNGAVEQMYNEMASRHRVRCLCIQIIRTATIPSKLCKQFHDSKIKFPVVFKKVRPPTRKLKTTFKASRPSLFK; encoded by the exons ATGAAGCTGTGGGCTACGAATGAAGCCAGAGCTAAATCCAAGTTCTG GTACTTTTTAAGGAAGCTGAAGAAAGTGAAGAAAAGTAATGGCCAAGTTCTTGCAATTAATGTGGTTTTTTTCCGTCTTATTTGGTCCCTTTTTCTCAAGGAATGTCATGGGTTTGGTTTCTCCTTTGTATGTCCT ATATTTGAGAGGAAACCAACAAAGATCAAGAATTATGGCATCTGGCTGCGGTACCAAAGCCGAACAGGTTACCACAACATGTACAAAGAGTACAGGGATACTACACTGAACGGTGCCGTGGAGCAGATGTACAACGAGATGGCATCCCGCCACCGAGTCAGGTGCCTTTGCATCCAGATTATCAGGACTGCCACCATTCCTTCCAAACTATGCAAGCAATTCCATGATTCTAAAATCAAATTCCCCGTCGTCTTCAAGAAAGTCAGGCCCCCTACCAGAAAGTTGAAGACCACTTTCAAGGCCTCCCGCCCTAGTCTCTTCAAGTAA
- the LOC135582071 gene encoding uncharacterized protein LOC135582071: protein MTHPWVDDSKFSSSTSQTNSHTVFSRSTFDSSLKCSHRNVSRLLAWREISPRAKHCRKRLWGEGLGCTGDCVGLRCDTDVRHALMSWVEAESLCYLSARYCPLVPPPRSTIAAAFSSDGKILASTHGDHTVKIVDCQTGKCIKVLSGHRRTPWVVRFHPLYSDILASGSLDHEVRLWDAQTSNCIGSRDFYRPIASIAFHAQGEILAVASGHKLYMWNYNKRGESSSPTIVLKTRRSLRAVHFHPQAAPFLLTAEVNDLDSPDSPLTLATSSGYLHYPPPAVLFVNSNNNNVRAGGLGSMLQRVESFSLLTSQQSPEIGNQNDNKTTPMDITSASNAIKEDEVADPLQSGIETTFDPIMEGTETTEVQPMLGVQTRVSSIPERMDVSTNMPATSQSNVAVLNPIRQSRSGLDDAPAIPSSSFRGADIQMILRNTDSGHLHQLIPFSDPAWWELPFIQGWLIGQTHAGLHTTVPVNSAFQGNSMVIRGTGSGFLSSELLHAHNVEALVASSPMATSVGQSRVAGRSGPRQRSRSRLMASTSNGEGSLTNSQNDESAPHSRPNSIESGIPTSLAAAAAAELPCTVKLRIWPHDMQDPCASLDPEKCRLTIPNAVLCSEMGTHFSPCGRFLVACVACLLPHMEGDPGFQPQMQHDSTGAATSPTRHPIPAHQVMYELRIYSLEEATFGMVLSSRAIRAAHCLTSIQFSPTSEHILLAYGRRHNSLLRSIVIDGDNALPIYTILEVYRVSDMELVRVLPSAEDEVNVACFHPLVGGGLVYGTKEGKLRILQYDGPHFSNCRNHNFFLEENINEIQEYALEC from the exons ATGACTCATCCTTGGGTAGATGATTCAAAGTTCTCATCTTCCACGTCACAAACTAATTCACACACTGTTTTTTCACGGTCTACATTTGATTCCAGCTTGAAATGCAG TCATAGAAATGTTTCCCGGTTGTTAGCATGGAGGGAGATATCCCCTCGAGCAAAGCACTGTAGGAAGCGGCTGTGGGGAGAAGGTTTAGGGTGCACTGGTGATTGTGTTGGTCTAAGATGTGACACAGATGTCAGACATGCTTTGATGTCCTG GGTTGAAGCAGAGTCATTATGTTATTTGTCAGCAAGATATTGTCCTCTTGTGCCCCCTCCAAGGTCCACAATTGCAGCAGCATTTAGTTCAGATGGAAAAATACTTGCTTCCACCCA CGGTGACCACACTGTCAAGATTGTTGACTGCCAAACTGGAAAATGTATAAAGGTGCTGAGCGgacatcgtcgaacaccttgggtG GTTAGGTTCCATCCATTATATTCAGATATACTTGCGAGTGGCAGCTTGGACCATGAAGTTCGTCTGTGGGATGCCCAAACTTCAAACTGCATTGGGTCGCGTGATTTCT ATCGCCCAATTgcttctattgcttttcatgcCCAGGGAGAGATTCTTGCTGTGGCTTCAGGTCACAAG CTGTACATGTGGAACTACAACAAGAGAGGAGAGTCTTCTTCACCAACAATTGTGCTAAAGACCCGACGTTCGTTGAGGGCTGTCCATTTTCATCCACAGGCAGCACCATTCTTGTTAACAGCTGAG GTTAATGATCTTGATTCTCCTGATTCACCCTTGACACTTGCAACATCATCTGGTTATTTGCACTACCCCCCTCCAGCTGTCCTTTTTGTGAACAGTAATAATAAT AATGTCAGGGCTGGTGGCTTGGGAAGTATGCTGCAAAGAGTAGAATCTTTCTCATTGCTAACCAGTCAACAGAGTCCAGAAATCGGGAATCAGAATGACAACAAAACAACTCCTATGGATATAACTTCTGCTTCAAATGCTATAAAAGAAGATGAAGTTGCTGATCCTTTGCAGTCTGGAATTGAAACAACATTTGACCCTATCATGGAAGGAACAGAAACCACTGAGGTGCAGCCTATGTTAGGGGTCCAAACAAGAGTCTCCAGTATTCCTGAGAGAATGGATGTTTCCACTAATATGCCGGCTACTTCTCAGTCTAATGTGGCTGTCCTCAACCCTATTAGGCAGTCCAGGTCAGGTTTAGATGATGCACCTGCTATACCCTCAAGCTCCTTTCGTGGGGCTGACATACAGATGATTTTAAGAAACACAGATAGTGGACACCTTCATCAGTTGATTCCTTTCAGCGATCCTGCATGGTGGGAGCTGCCTTTTATTCAAGGTTGGTTAATTGGACAAACTCATGCTGGCTTGCATACAACAGTGCCAGTCAACAGTGCCTTTCAAGGGAACTCGATGGTTATTCGGGGAACAGGATCTGGCTTCCTGTCATCTGAATTACTCCATGCTCATAATGTGGaagctttggttgcttcttcaccTATGGCAACCTCTGTTGGCCAGTCTAGAGTCGCTGGAAGATCTGGTCCTCGTCAACGATCACGCTCCCGTCTGATGGCTTCTACGAGTAATGGAGAAGGTTCATTAACTAACTCCCAGAATGATGAATCTGCACCTCACTCTCGTCCTAACAGTATCGAATCTGGGATTCCTACATCATtggctgcagctgcagctgctgaATTACCTTGCACTGTGAAGCTAAGAATATGGCCACATGATATGCAAGATCCATGTGCCAGCTTAGATCCAGAAAAATGCCGTTTAACCATACCAAATGCTGTCCTTTGCAG TGAAATGGGCACCCACTTTTCTCCTTGTGGACGATTTTTGGTAGCTTGTGTTGCATGTTTGCTGCCTCACATGGAAGGCGACCCAGGGTTCCAGCCGCAGATGCAACATGATTCTACAGGTGCCGCAACATCACCAACACGACACCCAATTCCTGCTCACCAAGTTATGTATGAGCTTCGTATATATTCTCTTGAAGAAGCAAC TTTTGGTATGGTCCTATCTTCAAGGGCAATCAGAGCTGCTCATTGCTTGACTTCCATTCAG TTCTCACCCACATCAGAACACATACTGCTAGCATACGGTCGGCGCCATAATTCACTTCTTAGGAGCATTGTCATTGATGGAGATAATGCTTTACCTATCTACACAATTTTGGAG GTCTATAGAGTTTCAGATATGGAGCTTGTGAGAGTTCTGCCCAGTGCAGAGGATGAGGTTAATGTTGCATGCTTTCATCCTTTGGTTGGAGGAGGTCTAGTTTATGGAACGAAG GAGGGCAAGCTTAGGATTCTTCAATATGATGGCCCACATTTCTCAAATTGCAGGAATCACAATTTTTTTCTTGAGGAAAATATTAATGAG ATCCAGGAGTATGCTTTAGAGTGCTGA